Genomic segment of Candidatus Protochlamydia amoebophila UWE25:
CGCCAAATTCATGGATGTGAAAACCATGTTTACCTGGCGTTAATCCCATTACATCTGCAATAATTTTGACTCCTCCAATAACTTTTGTAAATGTCACTGTTCCTCTGACTTTGTTATCATTAACTCCATGTACAACAGCTTTAGCTTTTTTAATTTGACGAATCTGAATTACACCAGCATCTGCCACTTCGTTATTCTTATTGTTATTTTGTCGTGTATGAGCATGAGAATCTTTACATGCGCAACTTGCGGCTGTTATGACAAGTAAAGCTGCTGCAAAAAACTTTGAAAATCGTAAAGCATGATGAAATGATTGTTTAGACATATACACCTTTCCTTGGTAAAAACTTTTTAATACATGTATGGATAAGTATTGAAGTTTATCCCTTAAGCAAAACCAACTTTAAATAAACATTTGATTCTTCAAATTCTCATTTTTATCAGCTTTATGCATAAACTTTAGAGGATTTCTAAAGCAAATAAAAAATTAACCTACTCTCAATAGTTTTTTTTAAAAGCTAATGACAAAGACTTATAAATTCTTTTTCGTTGAGAACTGGAATTCCTAATGTTCGGGCTTTGTCAAGCTTAGATCCAGGCTCGGCTCCTGCAACCACATAATTGGTTTTTCTGCTAACTGAATCTGAAACTTTTCCCCCTCGTTCTTTAATCAAACTAGCAGCACTTTGTCTTGTATAATGTTCCAAACTCCCTGTAAGTACGAAAATTTTTCCTTGAAAAGCATGGTTCGTAAAAATTTGAACTGTTTTAGATTGGGGACAAACACCTAATTCTAATAATCGATAAACTTCTTGCCGATGCTTTGGATTTTGAAAATGTTCAACCACGGCCTGTGCAACTTTTCCGCCCACTCCCTCTATTTTGATAAGATCTTCCTCGTTTAATTGCATAAGCGTTTCAATAGTCCCAGCTCTTGCCGCTAATAATTCGGCCGTCCCTATTCCTATATATTTAATTTCAAGGGCCATAATAAAACGTTCCAAAGAGACATGTTTAGACTCTTCAATACTTCTCATTAAATTTTGTATGGCTTTAGTTTTAAAATTCGTCAACTGCGAAATTTGCCCTTCAGTTAAGGCAAATATATCAGATGGAAGATGAATAAATCCTTTTTGAAATAACTGAATGACGATTTTTTCTCCCATATGTTTAATATCCATAGCTTGCTTTCCCACAAAATAGATCAATTTTCTAATTTGTTGTTCAGTACAAGAATCTTCATTGGGACATCGAACGGCTACCTCTCCTATGATATTAATGACTTGCGTTCCGCAAGAAGGACAGTAAAGAGGCATTTGCCAAGGTTGGGAATGTAAAGGACGTTGAGATAATTCGACATTCAAAACTTTGGGAATGACATCTCCTCCCTTTTCAATAGTGACTAAATCTCCAATTCGAATATCTTTTCGTTGCACTTCTTCTTGATTATATAAGGAGGCTCGCGCAATCGTACTTCCTGACAAAAAGATAGGCTCTAATTCTGCAACTGGAGTCAAAACACCCGTTCTTCCAATTTGAACAGTGATGTCAATAATTCTGGTTTTTGCTTGTTCAGCAGCAAATTTATAAGCAATAGCCCAACGAGGGCTTTTGCCTGTGACACCCAATCTTTTTTGATCTTTAAAATCATTTAATTTGATAACAATCCCATCGATATCATAAGGAAGAATAGTTCGCAAAGATCGAATTTCTTCAGCAAATTTCCATATTTGTTCAATATTTTGACAATATGCGTGATGTTCTAATGCCGGAAGACCAATAGATCGAAAAAATGAAGGAACTTCAGCTTGCTTTTTGATAGAGGCAGAAGAATCTTCAGCAAGACCATAGAAAACAACAGCTAGCCTTCGTTCCGCAACCATTTTTGGATCCAAGAGTTTTAAAGATCCTGCTGCAGCATTGCGTGGGTTAGCCCAGAGTACTTCTCCATCTTGTAACTTTTGTTCGTTTAATTGCAGAAATACTTGTCGTGGCATGAAAACTTCTCCCCTAATTTCTAAGAAATCAGGAAGATTTTCTCCACTAAGTTGAAGAGGAAGATTTTCAATCATTCGCATATTAGTAGTGATGTCATCTCCTCTTTTTCCATTTCCTCTTGTAATTCCGCGCTTAAAAATCCCTTGTTCATAAATAGCAGTAATTGCAATCCCATCCATTTTTAACTCTACAGAAAATTCTACTTGTCGTTTTCCGACGAGTTTTTGAAGGCGTTTAATAAAATCCTCAATTTCTTCCTTAGAATACGTATTTGCTAAAGACAACATAGGAGTACGATGTGCAACTGTCTTAAAACCACTTGTTAAACTTTCATTAACGCGTTGAGAGGGAGAAAATTCCGTGATCCATTCAGGATGCGATCGCTCAATTTCTTCCAACTTTTTTAAAAGAGCATCGAATTCTTCATCAGAAATAATGGGTTGATGTTCAATGTAATAAAGTTTGTTATGATGCCAAATTTCATGACAAAGTTTTTCATAATCTTTTTGCGTGATCATTGAGACATAACCTAAATTTTAATTTTATTATGTTATTTAATATTTCGAATCGAGAAGTTGAGTTTTTCGCTTCAAATTTGCATGTGAATCGATATTGAGTAAATAAAAATATACAGAGAAATAAAATTTGCCTGTTAGAAGCTACCACTTGTCAATAATGTAAAATGATTTTGTTTTTCTAAGTTCATACACATGAATTTTGAGTCTCTGGGCAGGTTTTCAAAAAAAATTTAAAACGTCTAGGTTACCAAGCAACTAAGAGAGTTTAAAAATTAGGGTAGCAAGAGGGGCTAAGATGAGACGTAACCCTATTACAGACCTAGCTTCATTTCGAATAATTTCTGGGTTCAAATTATGTTTTCCAGAGCCTCCAAATTTCTCTGCATCTGAATTAAAAATTTCTTCGATGTGCTCAAACTGACTTAAGTGTAAAATATAATCAGAGTGATAAAGAGGCGTAAAATTATGGACACAAAGAAGGCGTTCTGTACCCCCTTTACGGACATAACTAATCACGCTATTGTGCATATCTGCAAAATCTACCCATTCAAAAGATTCATGACTAAAGTCTTTTTGCCATAGAGCTGGCTGTTTTAAATAAAAATGATTAATTTCCTGAACAAATTTGTGAATTCCAGCATGGGTAGGAAATTGCAATAAAAACCATTCCAGTCCCGATTTACAATTCCATTCATTCCATTGTCCAATTTCTGCACCCATGAACAGCAGTTTTTTACCCGGTTGACAAATCATATAGCTAATCAATAAACGTAAGTTAGCAAATTGTTGCCACATATCCCCAGGCATTTTGCTCAATAAGCTTTTTTTACCATGAACGACTTCATCGTGTGAAAAAACAGAAATAAATTTTTCAGAGAATGCATAAACTAATCCAAAAGTTAGATCGTGATGATGGTAGTTTCTAAATAACATATCTTTGGAAAAATAACGCAGTGTATCATTCATCCATCCCATATTCCATTTCAAGTCAAACCCCAATCCCCCTTTTTCTACGGAATGCGTAACCCCTGTAAATGATGTAGATTCTTCCGCAATCATCAATGAACCTGGACATTTAGAATGCACAATAGAATTCAAATGTTTTAAAAATTCGATCGCTTGTAAATTTTCTTTCCCTCCAACATCGTTGGGAATCCACTCATTTTCCTCTCTGCCATAATCTAAATATAGCATGGAAGCAACAGCATCGACTCGAAGGCCATCGACATGCATGATTTCTAACCAATACAAGGCATTAGCAATTAAAAAATTGGAGACTTCATGTCGACCAAAATTGAATATATTTGTATGCCAATGAGGATGATAGCCTTGACGAGGATCTGCATGTTCATAAAGAGCTGAGCCGTCAAAACGTGCTAATGAAAATGCATCTGTTGGAAAATGTCCGGGAACCCAATCTAAAATAAGACTTATCTGGTGTTGATGAAGATAATTCACAAAATATTGAAAATCTTCAGGGTGCCCAAAGCGACTAGTTGGGGCATAAAAACCAGAAACTTGATATCCCCAAGACTCATCTAAAGGATGTTCTTGAATAGGAAGAAGTTCTATATGAGTAAATCCCATATCTAAACAATAGGCAGTCAATTCATGGGCAAGTTCTCGATAATTTAAAAATTCTGAATTCGAATCCTTTTTTTTCCATGACCCCAAATGAACTTCATAGATATTCATAGGTAAAGAAGTCCAATTTTTCGCCTTTCTTTGTTCCATCCACGCTTGGTCTTGCCATTGAAAACGCTCAATATTAGCAATTTTAGAGGCCGTTGCTGGACGCAGTTCACTTGACAACGCATAAGGATCGGATTTAAGAATTCTTTCCCCTTGTTGAGTATGAATTTCGAACTTATATTTTTCTCCCTCTTGCAAACCAGGTACAAATAATTCCCAAACACCCGAGTATCCCATGATACGCATAGGATTGACCTTTCCATCCCAATGATTAAAATCAGCTATTAAGGAAACACTTTTCGCATTAGGAGCCCAAACAGCAAATTTTACTCCTTGAATACCCTGATGCGTTGCTAACCTTCCGCCCATTTGGTGATAAAGTTCATAATGAACACCCTTTCCAAACAGATATTGATCGACTTCTCCAAATGTGGGTAGAAATGCATAAGGATCAAAATGAAGCTTTCCATTTTGATGAAATATTTTATAATCTATAGCTGTTGTATGACTAGGAACAATACATTCAAAAATCCCCATTTCATGAATACGCCTAGCTTCAACAATATTTCCGAATAATTCTAGAAAGATTTGTTGCGCATTGGGTCTCCAAAGTCGAATAACTTTAGATCCTTCGAAAAAAGAATGAAGACCCAAAAAAGCATGAGGTTGGTGATGAACAACATGAACGATACGA
This window contains:
- a CDS encoding superoxide dismutase family protein, with the protein product MSKQSFHHALRFSKFFAAALLVITAASCACKDSHAHTRQNNNKNNEVADAGVIQIRQIKKAKAVVHGVNDNKVRGTVTFTKVIGGVKIIADVMGLTPGKHGFHIHEFGDCGKNGEAAGAHFNPMNQKHGGPDSLERHVGDFGNLEADSHGHAHYERVDKFIELDGKNSIIGRSIMIHADEDDFKTQPSGASGARIGCGTIEIENE
- the ligA gene encoding NAD-dependent DNA ligase LigA — its product is MITQKDYEKLCHEIWHHNKLYYIEHQPIISDEEFDALLKKLEEIERSHPEWITEFSPSQRVNESLTSGFKTVAHRTPMLSLANTYSKEEIEDFIKRLQKLVGKRQVEFSVELKMDGIAITAIYEQGIFKRGITRGNGKRGDDITTNMRMIENLPLQLSGENLPDFLEIRGEVFMPRQVFLQLNEQKLQDGEVLWANPRNAAAGSLKLLDPKMVAERRLAVVFYGLAEDSSASIKKQAEVPSFFRSIGLPALEHHAYCQNIEQIWKFAEEIRSLRTILPYDIDGIVIKLNDFKDQKRLGVTGKSPRWAIAYKFAAEQAKTRIIDITVQIGRTGVLTPVAELEPIFLSGSTIARASLYNQEEVQRKDIRIGDLVTIEKGGDVIPKVLNVELSQRPLHSQPWQMPLYCPSCGTQVINIIGEVAVRCPNEDSCTEQQIRKLIYFVGKQAMDIKHMGEKIVIQLFQKGFIHLPSDIFALTEGQISQLTNFKTKAIQNLMRSIEESKHVSLERFIMALEIKYIGIGTAELLAARAGTIETLMQLNEEDLIKIEGVGGKVAQAVVEHFQNPKHRQEVYRLLELGVCPQSKTVQIFTNHAFQGKIFVLTGSLEHYTRQSAASLIKERGGKVSDSVSRKTNYVVAGAEPGSKLDKARTLGIPVLNEKEFISLCH
- the glgB gene encoding 1,4-alpha-glucan branching protein GlgB codes for the protein MMTMQQTEFDSQFNEHIYRIVHVVHHQPHAFLGLHSFFEGSKVIRLWRPNAQQIFLELFGNIVEARRIHEMGIFECIVPSHTTAIDYKIFHQNGKLHFDPYAFLPTFGEVDQYLFGKGVHYELYHQMGGRLATHQGIQGVKFAVWAPNAKSVSLIADFNHWDGKVNPMRIMGYSGVWELFVPGLQEGEKYKFEIHTQQGERILKSDPYALSSELRPATASKIANIERFQWQDQAWMEQRKAKNWTSLPMNIYEVHLGSWKKKDSNSEFLNYRELAHELTAYCLDMGFTHIELLPIQEHPLDESWGYQVSGFYAPTSRFGHPEDFQYFVNYLHQHQISLILDWVPGHFPTDAFSLARFDGSALYEHADPRQGYHPHWHTNIFNFGRHEVSNFLIANALYWLEIMHVDGLRVDAVASMLYLDYGREENEWIPNDVGGKENLQAIEFLKHLNSIVHSKCPGSLMIAEESTSFTGVTHSVEKGGLGFDLKWNMGWMNDTLRYFSKDMLFRNYHHHDLTFGLVYAFSEKFISVFSHDEVVHGKKSLLSKMPGDMWQQFANLRLLISYMICQPGKKLLFMGAEIGQWNEWNCKSGLEWFLLQFPTHAGIHKFVQEINHFYLKQPALWQKDFSHESFEWVDFADMHNSVISYVRKGGTERLLCVHNFTPLYHSDYILHLSQFEHIEEIFNSDAEKFGGSGKHNLNPEIIRNEARSVIGLRLILAPLATLIFKLS